The Streptomyces sp. DH-12 genome has a window encoding:
- a CDS encoding nitrate- and nitrite sensing domain-containing protein, giving the protein MQKTRPRRKDKQAALAGDAQQTPTVGRGRPTHVRNRLVVAVAVVAAAIAGAGAPSVLAASQQLHDAQELVTLAERTEDALTLAHSLADERDEVVPYIAAGRPESEAPSEEHSARVDRQVEELRADEDTSQALRDELDAVAAVRRAALTGKSSALEAHQAYSTVISQLHRLAARLADRTPPRAGSGGHALAELDTAVQQAAATRGLLLAALNVPSTTETVLDPVTGLPVTVGSTSEADEKRRDELSAAALQARVRSDAALAGFRDAAPKAARASYDSTVTGPEVDTAEEYLGKLTDKPTLSDSELDTGTEKLAAALTARIDMMRGVEAALFDQRTKDLAQLRDEDVTELEIRIAVLGALMLLAVGVATAMARSLTRPLSVLRRGSARLAEAEDPAAEEPVTFTGRNDEFAQVVRSVNALHAHAAGLAQRIATLEADRKHLVGQRQKMADAREELRSELAEATARMERMRHSIDGTFVNLALRTLGLVERQLGVIEGLEQREDDPDRLATLFKLDHFATVMRRHSENLLVLAGAEHGRQTAGPVPLVDVVRAAVSEIERYERVRIAALPPHAHIAGFAADDLSHLLAELMENATSFSPPDGPVEVSGWLLENGEVMLSVQDEGIGMAEDRLERLNTRLSEFDPEAAYDAESDDGLGLGLYVVARLAHRHGVRVRLRKQKQGGIAAVVVLPDPLLAPATPTAVPSSAPSSVPDGTPTVSLPGADAEANSNELRGRGTSGDPLVDLVEKALEAHAAAGTSSSAASETPPASEGASADARGAQEAGETPEPSAAAEAPSAADTPTTPDTGTSHGPDEAAPAAVTEPEPPAPHAAAGSAAEQARGGSAPAAPDAPAVQAAAPGAVAGPASGGTASGTAEGAQSRTGVPGDADAPAAHTVPPVAGEEPLPGSETTPVAPQASEPHAAASAAGTGPAPGEAASAPEPSRGAPEPEAQAPAERPAETTMELFIPAQPDGRAPAGAGDAASDDRPTAAGGHGAGTAPPADEAVRPGSGHAPAHGTGPAPEAAQAPGGPAPAPAAAQESRAGLPDRPVTGDAAGRPEHARVADGPAEDEPVTAKGLPKRTPKITAPVAPPRSRSGSVDAEALRRRLGGFRRGADAGRRDAEAELAAERSRGDRTPSGTDAATEEATGGTVEEASS; this is encoded by the coding sequence GTGCAGAAGACGCGGCCTCGTCGCAAGGACAAGCAGGCGGCCCTCGCGGGGGACGCGCAGCAGACGCCCACCGTCGGCAGGGGCCGCCCCACCCACGTACGCAACCGTCTCGTCGTCGCCGTCGCCGTGGTGGCCGCGGCGATCGCCGGGGCGGGGGCGCCCTCCGTGCTGGCGGCCTCCCAGCAGCTGCACGACGCCCAGGAACTGGTGACCCTCGCCGAGCGGACCGAGGACGCGCTCACCCTGGCCCACTCCCTGGCCGACGAGCGCGACGAGGTCGTCCCCTACATCGCGGCGGGCCGTCCCGAGTCCGAGGCGCCCTCCGAGGAGCACAGCGCCCGGGTGGACCGCCAGGTCGAGGAACTGCGCGCCGACGAGGACACCTCGCAGGCGCTGCGCGACGAGCTCGACGCCGTCGCCGCCGTACGCCGCGCCGCCCTCACCGGCAAGAGCAGCGCGCTGGAGGCGCACCAGGCGTACTCCACCGTCATCTCCCAGCTGCACCGGCTCGCCGCGCGGCTGGCCGACCGGACCCCGCCCCGCGCGGGCTCCGGCGGCCACGCGCTCGCCGAGCTGGACACGGCCGTCCAGCAGGCCGCCGCCACCCGCGGGCTGCTGCTCGCCGCGCTGAACGTGCCCAGCACCACCGAGACCGTGCTCGACCCGGTCACCGGCCTGCCGGTCACCGTCGGCAGCACGTCGGAGGCCGACGAGAAGCGGCGCGACGAACTGTCCGCCGCCGCGCTCCAGGCACGGGTCCGCTCCGACGCGGCCCTCGCCGGCTTCCGCGACGCCGCCCCGAAGGCCGCCCGCGCCTCCTACGACTCCACGGTCACCGGCCCCGAGGTGGACACCGCCGAGGAGTACCTCGGGAAGCTCACCGACAAGCCGACCCTCTCCGACTCCGAGCTCGACACCGGCACCGAGAAGCTGGCGGCGGCGCTCACCGCGCGGATCGACATGATGCGCGGCGTCGAGGCCGCGCTGTTCGACCAGCGCACCAAGGACCTCGCCCAGCTCCGCGACGAGGACGTCACCGAGCTGGAGATCCGGATCGCCGTCCTCGGCGCCCTCATGCTGCTCGCGGTCGGCGTCGCCACCGCGATGGCCCGCAGCCTCACCCGGCCGCTGTCGGTGCTGCGCCGCGGCTCCGCCCGGCTCGCCGAGGCGGAGGACCCGGCCGCCGAGGAGCCGGTCACCTTCACCGGCCGCAACGACGAGTTCGCGCAGGTCGTCCGCTCCGTCAACGCCCTGCACGCGCACGCCGCCGGACTCGCCCAGCGGATCGCCACGCTGGAGGCCGACCGCAAGCACCTCGTCGGGCAGCGGCAGAAGATGGCCGACGCCCGCGAGGAACTGCGCAGCGAACTCGCCGAGGCCACCGCCCGCATGGAGCGGATGCGCCACAGCATCGACGGCACCTTCGTCAACCTCGCCCTGCGCACCCTCGGCCTGGTCGAGCGGCAGCTCGGCGTCATCGAGGGGCTGGAGCAGCGGGAGGACGACCCCGACCGCCTGGCCACGCTGTTCAAGCTCGACCACTTCGCCACGGTGATGCGCCGGCACAGCGAGAACCTGCTGGTCCTCGCCGGCGCCGAGCACGGCCGGCAGACCGCGGGCCCGGTCCCGCTGGTCGACGTCGTACGGGCCGCGGTGAGCGAGATCGAGCGGTACGAGCGGGTGCGGATCGCCGCGCTGCCGCCGCACGCGCACATCGCCGGGTTCGCCGCGGACGACCTGTCCCACCTGCTCGCCGAACTCATGGAGAACGCGACCTCGTTCTCCCCGCCCGACGGGCCCGTCGAGGTCTCCGGCTGGCTGCTGGAGAACGGCGAGGTCATGCTCTCCGTCCAGGACGAGGGCATCGGCATGGCCGAGGACCGGCTGGAGCGGCTCAACACCCGGCTGTCCGAGTTCGACCCGGAGGCGGCGTACGACGCGGAGTCCGACGACGGCCTCGGCCTCGGCCTGTACGTCGTGGCCCGGCTCGCCCACCGGCACGGGGTGCGGGTGCGGCTGCGCAAGCAGAAGCAGGGCGGGATCGCCGCGGTGGTCGTCCTGCCGGACCCCCTGCTGGCCCCCGCCACGCCCACGGCCGTCCCCTCGTCCGCCCCCTCGTCCGTCCCCGACGGCACCCCCACGGTGTCCCTGCCGGGCGCCGACGCCGAGGCCAACTCCAACGAGCTGCGGGGCCGCGGCACGTCGGGCGACCCGCTGGTCGACCTCGTGGAGAAGGCCCTGGAGGCCCACGCGGCGGCCGGGACGTCCAGCTCGGCCGCCTCGGAGACGCCGCCCGCGTCCGAGGGGGCGAGCGCGGACGCGCGGGGCGCGCAGGAGGCGGGGGAGACCCCGGAGCCCTCGGCCGCGGCGGAGGCGCCGTCCGCTGCGGACACCCCGACGACGCCGGACACCGGTACGTCGCACGGCCCGGACGAGGCCGCTCCGGCCGCCGTGACCGAACCGGAGCCCCCGGCCCCGCACGCGGCCGCCGGCTCCGCCGCGGAACAGGCCCGGGGCGGGTCCGCCCCGGCCGCCCCGGACGCGCCCGCCGTGCAGGCGGCTGCCCCTGGCGCGGTGGCGGGCCCGGCCTCTGGCGGGACCGCTTCGGGAACCGCGGAGGGGGCGCAGTCCCGCACGGGAGTCCCGGGCGACGCGGACGCGCCCGCCGCGCACACGGTTCCCCCCGTCGCCGGCGAGGAACCGCTCCCCGGCAGCGAGACCACCCCGGTCGCCCCCCAGGCCTCGGAGCCGCACGCGGCCGCCTCGGCCGCCGGGACCGGGCCTGCTCCCGGCGAGGCCGCCTCGGCGCCGGAGCCGAGCCGGGGCGCCCCCGAGCCGGAGGCGCAGGCCCCGGCCGAGCGCCCCGCCGAGACCACCATGGAGTTGTTCATCCCGGCCCAGCCGGACGGCCGTGCCCCGGCGGGGGCCGGGGACGCGGCGTCCGACGACCGCCCCACGGCGGCCGGAGGCCACGGCGCCGGGACCGCCCCGCCCGCCGACGAGGCCGTACGCCCGGGCTCCGGGCACGCACCCGCGCACGGCACCGGGCCCGCGCCCGAAGCGGCACAGGCGCCCGGGGGCCCCGCCCCCGCACCCGCCGCTGCGCAGGAGTCCCGCGCCGGGCTGCCGGACCGCCCCGTCACCGGTGACGCCGCCGGCCGGCCCGAGCACGCGCGGGTCGCCGACGGCCCTGCCGAGGACGAACCCGTCACCGCCAAGGGACTGCCGAAGCGGACGCCGAAGATCACCGCGCCGGTCGCTCCCCCGCGGTCGCGGTCGGGGTCGGTGGACGCCGAGGCCCTGCGCCGGCGGCTCGGCGGTTTCCGCCGGGGCGCGGACGCCGGACGGCGGGACGCCGAGGCGGAGCTGGCGGCCGAGCGGTCCCGCGGGGACCGGACGCCGTCCGGCACGGACGCCGCAACCGAGGAAGCCACGGGGGGCACTGTCGAGGAGGCAAGCAGTTGA